In Megalobrama amblycephala isolate DHTTF-2021 linkage group LG21, ASM1881202v1, whole genome shotgun sequence, the genomic stretch ttttactattgcACGATCTTATTCTATTAGTGCtaatctttaaataaatgaatggatTATTAAGTTAATTCTCTCCTCTGTCAGATAATGTTCGTGTTTCTGATCTGAAATAACGCTGACGTGTCTCACCTGACACACACCTGACAAAATATACTGATCCAGATTCAgtctgaatgaatgaacaatgaTTCACactgaaatcaaatcaaaagttatttattttaagttcaACTAACtattaaaatatagtaaaatatataatggtattattctttatgtatgtattttttgtttctactgtaaaattgtaaatgtaAGCTTCAGTATCCACAGCTTGTTGTACTAGTAACTAGTATTTTGTatgtttctgccatgaaataaaaactaaaaaacattttataaaacagtttatAATCTCTCAATTCttcaaagtcagaattgcatgacatAAACTCGCaaatgtgaggaaaaaagttgcggtttcttttatttttttctgtggtggaaacaagctttcatagttttgatgatttttgttttatttttggccaaacataatttaaatgatttactACCAGGCAAACACTGCTCACAATAATCTTATTAATACCACATTTGATAggaaaatacatttaaagggttagttcacccaaaaatgaaaataatgtcatttattactcaccctcatgtcgttccacacccgtaagaccttcgttcatcttcagaacacaagatatttttgatgaaatccgatggctcagtgaggcctgcatagccagcaatgacatttcctctctcaagattcattaatgtactaaaaacatatttaaatcagttcatgtgagtacagtggttcaatattaatattataaagccacaagaatatttttggtgcgccaaaaaaactaaataacgacttatatagtgatggccgatttcaaaacactgcttcaggaagcttcggagcgttatgaatcagtgtgtcgaatcagcggttcggagcgccaatgtcacgtgatttcagcagtttggcggtttgacacgcgttccgaatcatgattcgacacaaaagattcataacgctccgaagcttcctgaagcagtgttttgaaatcggccatcactaaataagtcgttattttgtttttttggcgcaccaaaaatattctcgtggctttataatattaatattgaaccactgtactcacatgaactgatttaaatatgtttttagtacattaatgaatcttgagagaggaaatgtcattgctggctatgcaggcctcactgagccattggatttcatcaaaaatatcttgtgttctgaagatgaatgaaggtcttacgggtgtggaacgacatgagggtgagtaattaatgacaactaaccctttaatttaataGGAATTACTTTCTCTTACACAATTTTTATGTGATTACAGGAAAGTCACGGATAAGTTGTAATTCCTTATCGTAATGATTTTACAGCTTTGACTTTACTACAGCCCAGAGTTTATGGCCTGGGTTTAAATCCTCCTAATCCTATCCAACATTGTTTTGTGTGTTCGTTTTATCCACAGATTGAATTTGGAAAACATGACGTTTCCGTCTTTGATCTGGATGTTGGAAGGATCTCTGATGCTCTCCATGGAAGCCTGGATCCTTCGATCTTATCCATCTTTCAGGAAAAGAGGCCGACTGACAGTGTGGAAAGCGAGGCGTCGCTTCTGTCTGCGCTGACCGAGATTTTAGACAGCGTGGACGTCGAGACGTTATCGCCGTTTGACATGCTGCCAGACGCAGAGATTTTTTCGGCTCAGAAGGGTCTAGACCACACGGTTAGTCGTTGTTTTGTGTCTCTGTATGTGTAAAAGCGTTTAGTTACTTTACTTAGTCGCACTTTTCCCCTCACAGCTCAGAAATATTCTGCATTCGACCCAGTCGTCGCCGGATCGAGCAGCATCTCTTCAATGCCCCAAAATCTCACAATCACCCGCCTCAAGGTCAAGAAAAGTAAGTTTCCTTTGCTTTATCCTGTTATTGATGCACAGTTACTCACTGGGCGAGTTCCCGTCTCCACAGCGTCACACCCAACCGATGAGTCACAGCAAACCGCTGTACGTGTTGTTGGTGCAACTTGTATCTATACTGGATTTTTGCAGATAAATTTGTCTGAAGATTGAATAATTGGccaatagattttaaaatcagtTATATGAATGAAAAACTAATGCAAATTAGTGATGAACttaataataatgacttaaatgtaacttttggcctctagcggttaaaaactgcatgcattttgcagaagaacattgttttggtcgTGCTTCGGCTCTGCGCGGATGAATATGATTATGCTAcagctcataaaacattcactactaggcttaagagatataaGCAAGCAgttttagatggaaaggatgaAGACGTTGCTGTAGCTTTATCCATTAATAGACACGGCATTTCCTTAAATAAATTCCGGCACATCTGCAAcaactagggctgggtaaaaaaatattgatttctcgattttaatccgATATTGAAACTGATATCGATTCTCAAATCCCaggaatcgattagtctagtctgttttcagttgatgaatgagcagaatatgtagctcctcccatccaataaatcgcaataatctttgttacttttgatatgaagcaaagtctcagatttcaaatgacgtccatcttattatgagattcaaaaaacaaataccgttttggcgctgtttaatgtggcgtgacggatcgctttagcgcctcagttaaagagaagcatgtgatcatcctctcctccgctttaataccagttacagcgaaataaacatgcatgaacatctgaaggtatgttaaaatatacagtacaacttactgaaatccgtatcacgtctcgtgtaatcgctcaatcagtgtttcaacctcggaaagacgttaataaaacagcttcaatgtcatgtgacgtcacatttacctcagaaaaacatattcagtgaccataaactcattagtcagctagaaaagtgactctagaaagataaatatagctatgcaccgttacatattcattataatttataatgttcttcaatatttaatgcatgtttgaataaatcagttatgacagtcgcgatttaaatgtttatatttaaaaaaaacgaattggagtagaaatatgattatgtatttctaaactttttttataataaaaacatcattgagtgtaatttaagtgtttgtaaataaaaaataagttaatttaaccttcagtattattataatagtaccagctgactctcatgtgtagtttacagcattagtgagagatttttcctctagaaaattttccatgtactgaaactgaacaacatttcaaatctctCAGCTAAAGAAGAAGCTTAATCGGCAAAACCGATAACTCGTTTAATCCGTGTTTTGTGTGGTTTTCTCCATCAGGAGGTGGTAATATCAGACAGACAGTTGAGACCCCGTCGCCATTTGGGGACCCAGATTGAGATTGATGATGAGAAGAACTCGAGAGAGACCAAGAGCCGCTCTGTGAGAAGCTTCCGCATTGAATCCGACCTGATTTTCCTACAAGACGGACGTGAATTACTTGCAGATTTAGTGAGACACATGCATCCGTACTGCATCCGGACAGATCTGGAGAAAGAGAGCCGGAGCGCTGAGATCCATGTGTCtgcagaggaagaggaggagttTGTGGATGTAGAGGGTTACGAGGAACAGGAAGAGAACTTTCCTGGCCAGTCGGGACTAGGATTAGACTTGCATCCTAAAGCAGAAAGCGGCTCACCTTTGATGTCCGTATCCGAAGAGGAGTGTGATAAAGACGAAGCAAATGCACGAAATATCTCATGTTTAGAGAAAAACGTTCAGATGATTATTCAGCGCAGCGCTTTGGTCAAAACCAGCGATGCAGGACGGATGAAGAAAACGGTGACCTTTGCTGTGAATTTAGTCTCCGTTCATGAGTTTCCACCTGATTCAGATTTGCCAGACGACTCTGAATCCACATCCTCTAAAAATGACATCACTTCCCCTCAGAAGCCCAAATCCCTCAGTCTGCAGCAGTACCGTCTCCTCAGACAGAAGAAACGACCTCCTGAAGAGAGACGGATGGACTTTCGAACGAAATGGCCTTCTCTTCCCGACCTTCCCAGGGAGCTTCCGTCCATCCTGCCGGACTTGTTTAAACTGAATCCAAACACAAATTCTGGTGCGACAGTAAAAGCACCAGCTGCTAAGGTGAAGATGTCTGCATCTCAGCCGGAAGAAATCACACGTCCCTCCTGTCATGTGGTCAGAACGTCTGCAGATCTTTGCATTGACCCTCCAAACCCGGTTTTAGTGCCCTTGAAACCCACACATAAGACGGACAGCAGTGCAGCGCCATCATCTGCGATAAACTCGACCCAAACCCAACCGGCGCTTACAGACACACCAGAACCGCTGAATTCGGACTCAACACCTGATGTTTGTGTTTCTTGTGAAGAGGTTCGACTCACTGAAACTTCAGCTCCAGGTTCACCAGTGAGAGCCGGAGCAGAACCTTCGGATCAAAGGAGTCGTCCGTCGGTACTGATGCCCTCGACcgtcacagaaaaacacagcGGAGGACAGCAGGACCAGACCACATGTGGCGAGATCGGTGAGCAGACGTCTAGAGATGTTTAAAGACTGTGATGGATCATTCATTCACATACTGGAAAGCAGGATTATTATCGTGAACTAAaacttaaatgattaaaaaaaaataattttttttacgtcaaacaaatgttaaatgaaagaaaatatataactttttaaaatttttattttgattagttGCCAAGTtaacatttctaaaataaaataaaataaaaattcataaaaatgtaattataaaataacaaaatctaataaaaatggcaaaaacacaacaaatgttactaaaactttaaatttgaaatgaaaatggaaagtataaaaacaaattaatttaaattatttataaaaactcTAATACAATCTAATTCGAcactaaaaagacaaaaaaattgacaatgacaataacaacaaaattactaaaacttttaattttaatttaaaactacAATAGAaactaaaaacaataaaaactaaatataaaaatataaaaaacaaactaattaaaatgacaaatacatgAAACAATtactaaaatgaactaaaatgaaaatgtaaaatatataaaaaattaatttaaaacatttataaaaactatataatgGATTCTAAATagacaattttaaaaataaaaatgacaataaaacaaaatcactaaaatgaactaaaattaaaatggaaaatataaaaaaatcatgtttaaaatatttataaagtaATAGAAACCAGAAACTAAATagacaataaaaattaaatagaaaaaaaacttattaaaatgacagaaacattCAAAAGgactaaaactaactaaaattaaaatggaaaatatataaaaaaataatttaacatttataaaaactataatGGATTCTAAATAgacaataattttaaaaataaaaatgacaataaaacaataaaatcactaaaactaactaaaattaaaatggaaaatataaaaaaaatcatgtataAAATACGTATAAAGTAATAGAAACTAGAAACTAAATAGACAATAagaattaaatagaaaaaaaacttattaaaatgacagaaacattCAAAAGgactaaaactaactaaaattaaaatggaaaatatataaaaaaatttatttaaaacatttataaaaactataatGGATTCTAAATagacaattttaaaaataaaaatgacaataacacaaatcactaaaactaactaaaattaaaatggaaaatataaaaaatcatgtataaaatatttataaatagaaACTAGAAACTAAATAGACAATAagaattaaatagaaaaaaaacttattaaaatgacagaaacattCAAAAGGACTAAAAcgaactaaaattaaaatggaaaatatataaaaaaaataatttaacatttataaaaactataatGGATTCTAAATAGACaataattttcaaaataaaaatgacaataacacaataaaatcactaaaacgaactaaaattaaaatggaaaatataaaaaatcatGTATAAAATGCGTATAAAGTAATAGAAACTAGAAACTAAATAGACAATAagaatttaaatagaaaaaaaacttaTTAAAATGACGCAAACATTCAAAAGgactaaaactaactaaaattcaaatggaaaatatatttaaaaaaaaatttaacattCATAAAAACTAATGGATTCTAAATAgacaataattttaaaaataaaaatgacagtaacacaaaatcactaaaactaactaaaattagAAACTAAATAGAAACTAGAAACTAAATAGACAATAaga encodes the following:
- the si:dkey-93h22.8 gene encoding peroxisome proliferator-activated receptor gamma coactivator-related protein 1 isoform X1 — encoded protein: MAAPHGVKLKDLKCDFTDSTAVHAHQDAQIEFGKHDVSVFDLDVGRISDALHGSLDPSILSIFQEKRPTDSVESEASLLSALTEILDSVDVETLSPFDMLPDAEIFSAQKGLDHTLRNILHSTQSSPDRAASLQCPKISQSPASRSRKEVVISDRQLRPRRHLGTQIEIDDEKNSRETKSRSVRSFRIESDLIFLQDGRELLADLVRHMHPYCIRTDLEKESRSAEIHVSAEEEEEFVDVEGYEEQEENFPGQSGLGLDLHPKAESGSPLMSVSEEECDKDEANARNISCLEKNVQMIIQRSALVKTSDAGRMKKTVTFAVNLVSVHEFPPDSDLPDDSESTSSKNDITSPQKPKSLSLQQYRLLRQKKRPPEERRMDFRTKWPSLPDLPRELPSILPDLFKLNPNTNSGATVKAPAAKVKMSASQPEEITRPSCHVVRTSADLCIDPPNPVLVPLKPTHKTDSSAAPSSAINSTQTQPALTDTPEPLNSDSTPDVCVSCEEVRLTETSAPGSPVRAGAEPSDQRSRPSVLMPSTVTEKHSGGQQDQTTCGEIGIEAADLTSLLEQFETQASEGQMLPEVSPDEHQDRRLTDLSSTAGLTPPATPPHQIWRPLVPVKGIKHESIKPPPSKTIQIIEPRPLPPSKTHSKPSLPTFTPASNPSQAFLDHDYCGILGSKTSFAHMNSRSGHCDYRTLSEAPRLSDSVLLSPDSSPCRMGVFEQAESLRGRTLRFSSRSPSPLDRGRVKRRGYDRRYRRSNSSSRSSCSSCSSSSSSSSCSRSRSPPRKSYRSRHSGSSSSSRSSSRSSSRSPPRKRGRRCSRSRSRSQTRSRSRSLCRSRSGSGSRSPESDWSESRCTWKSRRQKELNRRREEARKLRQQKAIEERRVVYVGGIRRSMSPSDLKDRFSLFGKVEDCTVHLRSHGDNYGFVTYYNRDDAYAAIENGSKLRRPDELPFDICFGGRRQFCKSNYADLDSNRDVDPASRSRCESFDFDTLLKQAQRGQKR
- the si:dkey-93h22.8 gene encoding peroxisome proliferator-activated receptor gamma coactivator-related protein 1 isoform X2, with amino-acid sequence MAAPHGVKLKDLKCDFTDSTAVHAHQDAQIEFGKHDVSVFDLDVGRISDALHGSLDPSILSIFQEKRPTDSVESEASLLSALTEILDSVDVETLSPFDMLPDAEIFSAQKGLDHTLRNILHSTQSSPDRAASLQCPKISQSPASRSRKEVVISDRQLRPRRHLGTQIEIDDEKNSRETKSRSVRSFRIESDLIFLQDGRELLADLVRHMHPYCIRTDLEKESRSAEIHVSAEEEEEFVDVEGYEEQEENFPGQSGLGLDLHPKAESGSPLMSVSEEECDKDEANARNISCLEKNVQMIIQRSALVKTSDAGRMKKTVTFAVNLVSVHEFPPDSDLPDDSESTSSKNDITSPQKPKSLSLQQYRLLRQKKRPPEERRMDFRTKWPSLPDLPRELPSILPDLFKLNPNTNSGATVKAPAAKVKMSASQPEEITRPSCHVVRTSADLCIDPPNPVLVPLKPTHKTDSSAAPSSAINSTQTQPALTDTPEPLNSDSTPDVCVSCEEVRLTETSAPGSPVRAGAEPSDQRSRPSVLMPSTVTEKHSGGQQDQTTCGEIGIEAADLTSLLEQFETQASEGQMLPEVSPDEHQDRRLTDLSSTAGLTPPATPPHQIWRPLVPVKGIKHESIKPPPSKTIQIIEPRPLPPSKTHSKPSLPTFTPASNPSQAFLDHDYCGILGSKTSFAHMNSRSGHCDYRTLSEAPRLSDSVLLSPDSSPCRMGVFEQAESLRGRTLRFSSRSPSPLDRGRVKRRGYDRRYRRSNSSSRSSCSSCSSSSSSSSCSRSRSPPRKRSRHSGSSSSSRSSSRSSSRSPPRKRGRRCSRSRSRSQTRSRSRSLCRSRSGSGSRSPESDWSESRCTWKSRRQKELNRRREEARKLRQQKAIEERRVVYVGGIRRSMSPSDLKDRFSLFGKVEDCTVHLRSHGDNYGFVTYYNRDDAYAAIENGSKLRRPDELPFDICFGGRRQFCKSNYADLDSNRDVDPASRSRCESFDFDTLLKQAQRGQKR